A genomic window from Lotus japonicus ecotype B-129 chromosome 1, LjGifu_v1.2 includes:
- the LOC130730226 gene encoding 1,4-alpha-glucan-branching enzyme 1, chloroplastic/amyloplastic isoform X1 yields the protein MVYTVSGIRFPVVPSLHNKSSFRGGDRRNAGAAPVSFFLKKDSRSRTALAVKFSHDSDSTSSAIAESDKVLVPQDLDNSASLTDEVETPDITTEDVQSFQNLEDLATEDENTYTLDEAASSYSEVDDGQGSVVSSLVDVSTSAQTKKASVHSDMKVIEINEVKPRIIPPPGIGQKIYEIDPFLQTHRDHLDFRYAQYKRLREEIDKYEGGLDAFSRGYEKFGFARSATGITYREWAPGAKSAALVGDFNNWNPNADVMTRNEFGVWEIFLPNNADGSPAIPHGSRVKIHMDTPSGIKDSISAWIKFSVQAPGEIPYNGIYYDPPEEEKYVFRHPQPKRPKSLRIYESHIGMSSPEPKINTYANFRDDVLPRIKKLGYNAVQIMAIQEHSYYASFGYHVTNFFAPSSRFGTPEDLKSLIDRAHELGIIVLMDIVHSHASNNTLDGLNMFDGTDGHYFHSGSRGYHWMWDSRLFNYGSWEVLRYLLSNARWWLDEYKFDGFRFDGVTSMMYTHHGLEVSFTGNYNEYFGLATDVDAVNYLMLVNDLIHGLFPEAVTIGEDVSGMPTFCLPTRDGGVGFDYRLQMAIADKWIEILKKRDEDWEMGDITHTLTNRRWLEKCVAYAESHDQALVGDKTIAFWLMDKDMYDFMALDRPSTPLVDRGIALHKMIRLITMGLGGEGYLNFMGNEFGHPEWIDFPRGEQRLPNGSVIPGNNNSYDKCRRRFDLGDAEYLRYHGLQEFDRAMQHLEERFGFMTSEHQYISRKNEGDKVIVFERGNLVFVFNFHWNNSYYDYRIGCLHPGKYKIALDSDDPSFGGFNRLNHAAEYFTTDGWYDDRPRSFLVYAPSRTAVVYALADGIELEPEVEP from the exons ATGGTTTACACCGTCTCGGGAATTCGATTTCCCGTTGTTCCATCGCTGCACAACAAGTCGAGCTTCCGCGGTGGCGATCGGAGGAATGCGGGGGCGGCACCGGTCTCCTTTTTTCTCAAAAAGGACTCGCGCTCTC GGACAGCCCTTGCTGTAAAATTTTCCCATGATTCTGACTCCACATCTTCGGCGATTGCTGAATCTGATAAAGTACTTGTTCCTCAAGATCTAGATAATTCTGCATCCTTGACAGATGAAGTTGAAACTCCTGATATAACCACCGAGGATGTACAG TCTTTTCAGAACTTAGAGGATTTAGCAACGGAAGATGAGAATACATACACTCTTGACGAAGCAGCTAGCAGTTACAGTGAGGTTGACGATGGGCAAGGTTCTGTTGTGTCATCGCTTGTAGATGTTAGCACCAGTGCCCAAACCAAGAAGGCATCAGTTCATTCAGACATGAAAGTAATAGAAATTAATGAAGTTAAACCTAGGATCATTCCTCCGCCTGGCATAGGGCAGAAAATATATGAGATTGATCCATTTTTGCAAACTCACCGCGACCATCTTGATTTCCG TTATGCACAATACAAAAGATTGCGTGAGGAAATTGACAAGTATGAAGGTGGTCTGGATGCATTTTCTCGTGGTTATGAAAAATTTGGCTTCGCACGCAG TGCTACAGGCATAACTTACAGAGAGTGGGCACCTGGAGCTAAG TCAGCAGCATTAGTTGGCGACTTCAATAATTGGAATCCAAATGCAGATGTAATGACCCGG AATGAGTTTGGTGTGtgggagatcttcttgccaaaCAATGCAGATGGTTCACCAGCAATTCCTCATGGTTCTCGAGTCAAG ATCCACATGGATACTCCCTCTGGGATCAAGGATTCAATTTCTGCTTGGATCAAGTTCTCTGTACAGGCTCCAGGTGAAATCCCATATAATGGAATATACTATGATCCCCCAGAGGAG GAAAAATATGTCTTCAGACATCCCCAGCCAAAGAGACCAAAATCACTGAGAATATATGAGTCACACATCGGAATGAGTAGTCCG GAGCCAAAAATTAACACATATGCCAATTTTAGAGATGATGTACTGCCTCGCATTAAAAAGCTTGGCTATAATGCTGTCCAAATTATGGCTATCCAAGAACATTCTTATTATGCTAGCTTTGG GTACCATGTTACGAATTTCTTTGCACCTAGCAGTCGGTTTGGAACTCCAGAAGACCTTAAGTCTCTGATAGACAGAGCCCATGAACTAGGTATCATCGTCCTGATGGATATTGTACATAG CCATGCATCAAATAATACATTGGATGGACTTAACATGTTTGACGGAACTGATGGTCATTACTTCCATTCTGGGTCACGGGGTTATCATTGGATGTGGGATTCTCGCCTTTTTAATTATGGAAGCTGGGAA GTCCTAAGGTATCTGCTTTCAAATGCAAGATGGTGGCTGGATGAATACAAGTTTGATGGGTTTCGATTTGATGGTGTCACATCAATGATGTACACTCATCATGGATTAGAG GTATCTTTTACTGGAAATTACAATGAGTATTTTGGTCTTGCAACTGACGTTGATGCTGTAAATTACCTGATGCTGGTTAATGATCTCATTCATGGGCTCTTCCCTGAGGCTGTTACAATTGGTGAAGAT GTCAGTGGAATGCCAACATTCTGCCTTCCTACACGAGATGGTGGGGTTGGCTTTGACTATCGCCTGCAGATGGCCATTGCAGACAAGTGGATTGAGATTCTCAA GAAGAGGGATGAAGACTGGGAAATGGGCGACATAACCCACACACTCACCAACAGAAGGTGGCTGGAAAAATGTGTGGCTTATGCTGAAAGTCATGACCAAGCCTTGGTTGGTGACAAGACAATTGCATTTTGGTTGATGGACAAG GATATGTATGATTTTATGGCTTTAGACAGACCATCTACTCCTCTTGTAGATCGTGGTATAGCATTACACAAAATGATTAGGCTTATTACTATGGGCCTCGGTGGTGAAGGGTATTTGAACTTTATGGGGAATGAATTCGGCCATCCTG AATGGATTGATTTTCCAAGGGGTGAGCAACGTCTTCCTAATGGCTCAGTAATTCCCGGGAATAACAACAGTTATGATAAATGCAGGCGTAGATTTGACTTG GGGGATGCAGAGTATCTAAGATATCATGGGTTGCAAGAATTTGATCGAGCTATGCAGCATCTAGAAGAAAGATTTGGT TTCATGACTTCTGAACACCAATATATTTCACGGAAAAATGAAGGTGACAAAGTTATAGTCTTCGAAAGGGGCAACCTCGTCTTCGTCTTCAATTTTCACTGGAACAACAGCTATTATGATTACAGAATTGGGTGTTTACACCCGGGCAAATATAAG ATTGCCTTGGATTCAGATGATCCCTCGTTTGGTGGCTTCAATAGGCTCAATCACGCTGCTGAGTACTTCACCACT GATGGATGGTATGATGACCGACCTCGATCTTTTCTAGTCTATGCACCTTCTAGAACAGCAGTGGTGTATGCCCTTGCAGATGGCATTGAACTAGAGCCAGAAGTTGAACCTTGA
- the LOC130730226 gene encoding 1,4-alpha-glucan-branching enzyme 1, chloroplastic/amyloplastic isoform X2 yields MVYTVSGIRFPVVPSLHNKSSFRGGDRRNAGAAPVSFFLKKDSRSRTALAVKFSHDSDSTSSAIAESDKVLVPQDLDNSASLTDEVETPDITTEDVQNLEDLATEDENTYTLDEAASSYSEVDDGQGSVVSSLVDVSTSAQTKKASVHSDMKVIEINEVKPRIIPPPGIGQKIYEIDPFLQTHRDHLDFRYAQYKRLREEIDKYEGGLDAFSRGYEKFGFARSATGITYREWAPGAKSAALVGDFNNWNPNADVMTRNEFGVWEIFLPNNADGSPAIPHGSRVKIHMDTPSGIKDSISAWIKFSVQAPGEIPYNGIYYDPPEEEKYVFRHPQPKRPKSLRIYESHIGMSSPEPKINTYANFRDDVLPRIKKLGYNAVQIMAIQEHSYYASFGYHVTNFFAPSSRFGTPEDLKSLIDRAHELGIIVLMDIVHSHASNNTLDGLNMFDGTDGHYFHSGSRGYHWMWDSRLFNYGSWEVLRYLLSNARWWLDEYKFDGFRFDGVTSMMYTHHGLEVSFTGNYNEYFGLATDVDAVNYLMLVNDLIHGLFPEAVTIGEDVSGMPTFCLPTRDGGVGFDYRLQMAIADKWIEILKKRDEDWEMGDITHTLTNRRWLEKCVAYAESHDQALVGDKTIAFWLMDKDMYDFMALDRPSTPLVDRGIALHKMIRLITMGLGGEGYLNFMGNEFGHPEWIDFPRGEQRLPNGSVIPGNNNSYDKCRRRFDLGDAEYLRYHGLQEFDRAMQHLEERFGFMTSEHQYISRKNEGDKVIVFERGNLVFVFNFHWNNSYYDYRIGCLHPGKYKIALDSDDPSFGGFNRLNHAAEYFTTDGWYDDRPRSFLVYAPSRTAVVYALADGIELEPEVEP; encoded by the exons ATGGTTTACACCGTCTCGGGAATTCGATTTCCCGTTGTTCCATCGCTGCACAACAAGTCGAGCTTCCGCGGTGGCGATCGGAGGAATGCGGGGGCGGCACCGGTCTCCTTTTTTCTCAAAAAGGACTCGCGCTCTC GGACAGCCCTTGCTGTAAAATTTTCCCATGATTCTGACTCCACATCTTCGGCGATTGCTGAATCTGATAAAGTACTTGTTCCTCAAGATCTAGATAATTCTGCATCCTTGACAGATGAAGTTGAAACTCCTGATATAACCACCGAGGATGTACAG AACTTAGAGGATTTAGCAACGGAAGATGAGAATACATACACTCTTGACGAAGCAGCTAGCAGTTACAGTGAGGTTGACGATGGGCAAGGTTCTGTTGTGTCATCGCTTGTAGATGTTAGCACCAGTGCCCAAACCAAGAAGGCATCAGTTCATTCAGACATGAAAGTAATAGAAATTAATGAAGTTAAACCTAGGATCATTCCTCCGCCTGGCATAGGGCAGAAAATATATGAGATTGATCCATTTTTGCAAACTCACCGCGACCATCTTGATTTCCG TTATGCACAATACAAAAGATTGCGTGAGGAAATTGACAAGTATGAAGGTGGTCTGGATGCATTTTCTCGTGGTTATGAAAAATTTGGCTTCGCACGCAG TGCTACAGGCATAACTTACAGAGAGTGGGCACCTGGAGCTAAG TCAGCAGCATTAGTTGGCGACTTCAATAATTGGAATCCAAATGCAGATGTAATGACCCGG AATGAGTTTGGTGTGtgggagatcttcttgccaaaCAATGCAGATGGTTCACCAGCAATTCCTCATGGTTCTCGAGTCAAG ATCCACATGGATACTCCCTCTGGGATCAAGGATTCAATTTCTGCTTGGATCAAGTTCTCTGTACAGGCTCCAGGTGAAATCCCATATAATGGAATATACTATGATCCCCCAGAGGAG GAAAAATATGTCTTCAGACATCCCCAGCCAAAGAGACCAAAATCACTGAGAATATATGAGTCACACATCGGAATGAGTAGTCCG GAGCCAAAAATTAACACATATGCCAATTTTAGAGATGATGTACTGCCTCGCATTAAAAAGCTTGGCTATAATGCTGTCCAAATTATGGCTATCCAAGAACATTCTTATTATGCTAGCTTTGG GTACCATGTTACGAATTTCTTTGCACCTAGCAGTCGGTTTGGAACTCCAGAAGACCTTAAGTCTCTGATAGACAGAGCCCATGAACTAGGTATCATCGTCCTGATGGATATTGTACATAG CCATGCATCAAATAATACATTGGATGGACTTAACATGTTTGACGGAACTGATGGTCATTACTTCCATTCTGGGTCACGGGGTTATCATTGGATGTGGGATTCTCGCCTTTTTAATTATGGAAGCTGGGAA GTCCTAAGGTATCTGCTTTCAAATGCAAGATGGTGGCTGGATGAATACAAGTTTGATGGGTTTCGATTTGATGGTGTCACATCAATGATGTACACTCATCATGGATTAGAG GTATCTTTTACTGGAAATTACAATGAGTATTTTGGTCTTGCAACTGACGTTGATGCTGTAAATTACCTGATGCTGGTTAATGATCTCATTCATGGGCTCTTCCCTGAGGCTGTTACAATTGGTGAAGAT GTCAGTGGAATGCCAACATTCTGCCTTCCTACACGAGATGGTGGGGTTGGCTTTGACTATCGCCTGCAGATGGCCATTGCAGACAAGTGGATTGAGATTCTCAA GAAGAGGGATGAAGACTGGGAAATGGGCGACATAACCCACACACTCACCAACAGAAGGTGGCTGGAAAAATGTGTGGCTTATGCTGAAAGTCATGACCAAGCCTTGGTTGGTGACAAGACAATTGCATTTTGGTTGATGGACAAG GATATGTATGATTTTATGGCTTTAGACAGACCATCTACTCCTCTTGTAGATCGTGGTATAGCATTACACAAAATGATTAGGCTTATTACTATGGGCCTCGGTGGTGAAGGGTATTTGAACTTTATGGGGAATGAATTCGGCCATCCTG AATGGATTGATTTTCCAAGGGGTGAGCAACGTCTTCCTAATGGCTCAGTAATTCCCGGGAATAACAACAGTTATGATAAATGCAGGCGTAGATTTGACTTG GGGGATGCAGAGTATCTAAGATATCATGGGTTGCAAGAATTTGATCGAGCTATGCAGCATCTAGAAGAAAGATTTGGT TTCATGACTTCTGAACACCAATATATTTCACGGAAAAATGAAGGTGACAAAGTTATAGTCTTCGAAAGGGGCAACCTCGTCTTCGTCTTCAATTTTCACTGGAACAACAGCTATTATGATTACAGAATTGGGTGTTTACACCCGGGCAAATATAAG ATTGCCTTGGATTCAGATGATCCCTCGTTTGGTGGCTTCAATAGGCTCAATCACGCTGCTGAGTACTTCACCACT GATGGATGGTATGATGACCGACCTCGATCTTTTCTAGTCTATGCACCTTCTAGAACAGCAGTGGTGTATGCCCTTGCAGATGGCATTGAACTAGAGCCAGAAGTTGAACCTTGA
- the LOC130730228 gene encoding growth-regulating factor 3-like, whose product MDFHLKQWRNQHESEEQQHSSKMPKLLPESPSTASALPLFVPEPNSKVSNLSDSSTFPSTTTTNRFPRMASYFSLSQWQELELQALIFRYMLAGTSVPPELLQPIKKSLLHSPSFFLHHPLQHYQPTLLQSGYWGRAAMDPEPGRCRRTDGKKWRCSRDVVAGQKYCERHMHRGKNRSRKPVELPTPTSAGGGAGVGGGSFCASSSTSSPPLVTASMKSPFDLLHLNERSSGTKKEDKSLFESQDHVSGDGRSGGHMLRHFFDDWPRSLQDSDNNNAENNTGRVNSSTCLSISMPGNTSSSDVSLKLSTGYGGSEDPGTRSENMGMEAEQVQLNWAGGWASSGNHSMGGPLAEALRSSTSTSSPTSVLHQLHRGSGSETSFIS is encoded by the exons atggaCTTCCATCTGAAGCAATGGAGAAACCAGCATGAGTCAGAGGAACAACAGCATTCTTCAAAGATGCCAAAACTTCTCCCTGAATCCCCATCAACTGCCTCTGCTCTCCCTTTGTTTGTACCTGAACCCAACAGCAAAGTCAGCAACTTGTCAGATTCATCAACATTTCCTTCTACTACTACCACTAACAGATTTCCCA GAATGGCAAGTTACTTCAGCTTGTCTCAGTGGCAGGAGCTTGAGTTGCAGGCTTTGATATTCAGGTACATGCTGGCTGGTACCTCTGTTCCTCCTGAGCTTCTTCAACCAATCAAGAAAAGCCTTCTCCATTCCCCTTCATTTTTCCTCCACCACCCACTCCAACATTATCAACCTACTT TGCTGCAGTCCGGGTATTGGGGAAGAGCTGCCATGGATCCGGAGCCTGGCCGTTGCCGGAGGACAGACGGCAAAAAGTGGCGGTGCTCGAGGGATGTGGTGGCCGGACAAAAGTACTGTGAACGCCACATGCACCGTGGAAAAAACCGTTCAAGAAAGCCTGTGGAACTTCCCACACCAACTAGTGCCGGTGGTGGTGCCGGTGTTGGTGGTGGATCTTTCTGTGCTTCATCCTCCACTTCTTCACCGCCTCTGGTCACTGCCTCTATGAAATCCCCTTTTGATCTCCTTCACCTTAATGAACG TTCCTCTGGGACCAAGAAAGAAGACAAGAGCTTGTTTGAAAGTCAAGATCATGTGAGTGGGGATGGTAGGTCAGGTGGGCATATGCTAAGGCATTTCTTTGATGATTGGCCAAGATCACTCCAAGACTCTGACAACAACAACGCTGAAAACAATACTGGGAGGGTGAACTCTTCCACATGCCTCTCCATTTCAATGCCAGGAAACACTTCTTCTTCAGATGTGTCATTAAAACTATCCACTGGCTATGGTGGATCAGAGGATCCGGGCACTAGAAGTGAGAATATGGGCATGGAAGCAGAGCAGGTGCAGTTGAATTGGGCCGGAGGATGGGCTTCTTCGGGTAATCATTCAATGGGAGGACCACTTGCAGAGGCACTGAGATCATCCACCTCAACTTCCTCACCCACTAGTGTTCTGCATCAGTTGCATCGTGGTTCTGGATCTGAGACCAGCTTCATTAGTTAG